The proteins below come from a single Streptomyces sp. B3I8 genomic window:
- a CDS encoding pyridoxal-phosphate dependent enzyme, which produces MRYDSITEAIGNTPLVRIDPAVHGLRHIDLYAKLEMLNPFGSVKDRPAWHMARPHLQEAAGGDGTVVELSSGNTAKALALLAGMHGLKFKSVTNRMRVPEIKELLLLLGAEIEELPGRSECLDPTDTDDPLTRFHQALSGPGTTYLHTDQYFNPRNVEAHAAGTGPEIVKDLDGRAPDWFVACVGTAGSSTGVARVLREHDAGVRVLGLVADKSDFIPGIRTLDEVHQVGLFDPATYDLLAPVTSQQAIDGMITLIRRCGLLSGPTGGAAYYGAVRQLAGVDAELEGTGRRQTAVFIVCDRAESYLSYVRRRRPELLGRARRGHSPAALDDDDIRARGRAVGVEDARRWIAEGEPRPLVVDLRGPHAYAALHIEGSVNIVDELFEELVRGGLPFSKRTPVLLACPVGERSLRYAALLSGMGHPDVRSLAGGIVAWRDAGAPLVRE; this is translated from the coding sequence ATGAGGTACGACAGCATCACGGAAGCCATCGGCAACACCCCGCTCGTCCGCATCGACCCGGCGGTGCACGGTCTGCGCCACATCGACCTCTACGCCAAACTGGAGATGCTCAACCCCTTCGGCTCCGTGAAGGACCGGCCCGCCTGGCACATGGCCCGCCCCCACCTTCAGGAGGCGGCGGGCGGCGACGGAACGGTCGTGGAACTCTCCAGCGGCAACACGGCCAAGGCGCTCGCGCTGCTGGCCGGGATGCACGGGCTGAAGTTCAAGAGCGTGACCAACCGGATGCGCGTACCCGAGATCAAGGAACTGCTCCTGCTGCTCGGCGCCGAGATCGAGGAACTGCCCGGCCGCAGCGAGTGCCTCGACCCCACCGACACCGACGACCCGCTCACCCGCTTCCACCAGGCGCTCTCCGGGCCCGGCACCACCTATCTGCACACCGACCAGTACTTCAACCCGCGCAACGTCGAGGCGCACGCGGCCGGCACCGGGCCCGAGATAGTCAAGGACCTCGACGGGCGGGCACCGGACTGGTTCGTGGCCTGCGTCGGCACCGCGGGCTCCTCCACCGGCGTCGCCCGCGTCCTGCGTGAACACGACGCCGGCGTACGGGTGCTGGGGCTGGTCGCCGACAAGTCCGACTTCATCCCCGGCATCCGCACCCTCGACGAGGTGCACCAGGTCGGCCTGTTCGACCCCGCCACCTACGACCTGCTGGCGCCCGTCACCTCCCAGCAGGCCATCGACGGAATGATCACCCTGATCCGCCGCTGTGGCCTGCTCTCCGGACCCACCGGCGGCGCCGCCTACTACGGGGCCGTGCGCCAACTGGCCGGCGTGGACGCCGAACTGGAGGGCACCGGACGCCGACAGACCGCCGTCTTCATCGTCTGCGACCGGGCCGAGAGCTATCTGAGCTATGTGCGCCGGCGCCGCCCGGAACTGCTCGGCAGGGCACGGCGCGGGCACTCCCCGGCCGCACTGGACGACGACGACATCAGGGCGCGGGGCCGCGCGGTCGGCGTCGAGGACGCGCGGCGCTGGATCGCCGAGGGCGAACCCCGACCCCTGGTGGTGGACCTGCGCGGCCCGCACGCCTACGCGGCCCTGCACATCGAGGGATCGGTGAACATCGTCGACGAACTCTTCGAGGAACTGGTGCGCGGCGGGCTGCCGTTCAGCAAACGTACCCCTGTGCTGCTCGCCTGTCCGGTGGGGGAGAGGTCGCTGCGCTACGCCGCGCTGCTGTCCGGCATGGGCCATCCCGACGTCAGAAGCCTCGCGGGCGGGATCGTGGCCTGGCGGGACGCCGGTGCGCCGTTGGTGAGGGAGTGA
- a CDS encoding Y4yA family PLP-dependent enzyme: protein MKDAPLYLRPRVDPPLASLLGNAPLLHSLADALGSPLNVLLPEVVAANAERFRSVYRRHHLAGRVYFAHKANRSSALVRRLAACDPAAVGIDVASLEELRHALSCGFTGDRVMATGPKDPEFLWLAARTGATVNVDSPGELDQLAALVRKYGLARTDVLVRLSGFESATGAEPGGAGTRLLSRRSRFGTPVAEADGLWAALERHADSLELVGLAHHLDTTGLEEKGRALERCVLLMDECRARGLAPRAVDIGGGFGVGYVEDAGEWERWTTALSEAVLGTRPPLTWRGHGYGLRNEAGTVRGTAALYPAHRPTAGPGYLDALLSRPAPVLGRPAATLLLEHLHDLYVEPGRALVDQCGLSLARVEEVRPLGGDGPGRYLVRLGMNAGDVSLEEHGVLVDPVLLPRGGPPHQEAAGGEPVGVHLVGNLCLEADLITRRLVFLPRLPRPGDLMAFVNTAGYVMDFHAHHAQRRPLARSVAVTEEGGTWRWCPDENYWPLTHPQGVPS, encoded by the coding sequence GTGAAGGACGCGCCCTTGTATCTGAGGCCGCGGGTCGACCCACCGCTCGCCTCATTGCTCGGGAACGCGCCGTTGCTGCACTCCCTGGCCGACGCCCTGGGATCGCCGCTGAACGTGCTGCTCCCGGAGGTGGTCGCCGCGAACGCGGAGCGCTTCCGCTCCGTCTACCGGCGCCACCACCTGGCCGGGCGGGTGTACTTCGCCCACAAGGCGAATCGTTCCAGCGCTCTGGTGCGCAGACTCGCGGCCTGCGACCCGGCCGCCGTCGGCATCGACGTGGCCTCTCTGGAGGAACTGCGCCACGCGCTGAGCTGCGGCTTCACCGGGGACCGCGTGATGGCGACCGGCCCGAAGGACCCGGAGTTCCTGTGGCTGGCCGCCCGGACGGGTGCGACGGTGAACGTCGACTCGCCCGGCGAACTCGACCAACTGGCAGCGCTCGTACGGAAATACGGACTGGCCAGGACGGACGTACTGGTGCGGCTGTCCGGGTTCGAGTCGGCGACCGGTGCCGAACCCGGCGGCGCCGGCACCCGGCTGCTCTCGCGCCGCAGCCGGTTCGGCACCCCGGTCGCCGAGGCGGACGGGCTCTGGGCGGCGCTGGAACGGCATGCGGACAGCCTCGAACTCGTCGGCCTCGCACACCACTTGGACACCACCGGCCTGGAGGAGAAGGGCCGGGCCCTGGAACGCTGCGTGCTGCTCATGGACGAGTGCCGCGCACGGGGTCTCGCGCCACGCGCGGTGGACATCGGCGGCGGCTTCGGCGTCGGCTACGTCGAGGACGCCGGTGAGTGGGAGCGCTGGACGACCGCGCTGAGCGAGGCCGTCCTCGGCACCCGCCCGCCGCTGACCTGGCGCGGCCACGGCTACGGCCTGCGCAACGAGGCGGGCACGGTGCGCGGCACCGCCGCCCTCTACCCCGCCCACCGGCCCACCGCGGGCCCCGGCTACCTCGACGCGCTGCTCTCCCGCCCGGCCCCCGTCCTCGGCCGGCCGGCCGCCACCCTGCTCCTGGAGCACCTCCACGACCTGTACGTCGAACCCGGCCGCGCCCTCGTCGACCAGTGCGGACTGTCGCTGGCGCGGGTCGAGGAGGTGCGGCCCCTGGGAGGCGACGGCCCCGGCCGGTACCTGGTACGGCTCGGCATGAACGCGGGGGACGTGAGCCTGGAGGAGCACGGGGTCCTCGTCGATCCCGTTCTGCTGCCGCGCGGCGGCCCGCCGCACCAGGAGGCGGCGGGCGGGGAGCCGGTCGGGGTCCACCTCGTCGGCAACCTCTGCCTGGAGGCCGACCTGATCACCCGCCGCCTGGTGTTCCTGCCCCGGCTGCCCCGGCCGGGGGACCTGATGGCCTTCGTCAACACCGCCGGATACGTCATGGACTTCCACGCCCACCACGCGCAACGCAGGCCGCTCGCGCGGTCGGTGGCGGTCACGGAGGAGGGCGGGACCTGGCGCTGGTGCCCGGACGAGAACTACTGGCCGCTCACACACCCGCAGGGAGTGCCGTCATGA
- a CDS encoding TetR/AcrR family transcriptional regulator → MTARREPVSRRERPAKPALSRRVIVDAAVRIMRAEGLHKVTMRRLAQELDTGPASLYVYVANTAELHAAVLDSLLGEVDLTGRDGGDDWREQLRAVMTSYTLVLFAHPQLARSALVARPSGENYLRLVDRVLALLSRSGAERGQVAWGVDKLLQDATATAAEHGAQENDPAFEEDWNATVRALRAADATTYPAIAAHMPDLIGGLARDRMRWNFDVLVNGITYTPVPGTED, encoded by the coding sequence ATGACTGCCAGAAGAGAGCCGGTCAGCCGCCGGGAGCGGCCGGCGAAGCCCGCCCTGTCCCGGCGCGTGATCGTGGACGCCGCCGTGCGGATCATGCGGGCGGAGGGGCTCCACAAGGTGACGATGCGCCGCCTCGCGCAGGAGCTGGACACCGGCCCGGCGTCGCTGTACGTCTACGTCGCCAACACCGCCGAACTGCACGCGGCCGTGCTGGACTCCCTGCTCGGAGAGGTCGACCTGACCGGACGGGACGGCGGTGACGACTGGCGCGAGCAGCTCCGCGCCGTCATGACGTCGTACACCCTGGTGCTGTTCGCGCATCCGCAGCTCGCGCGGTCCGCGCTGGTCGCCCGCCCGAGCGGCGAGAACTACCTGCGCCTGGTGGACCGCGTCCTCGCCCTCCTGTCGCGCAGCGGGGCGGAACGCGGGCAGGTCGCCTGGGGGGTGGACAAACTGCTCCAGGACGCGACGGCCACCGCCGCCGAGCACGGGGCACAGGAGAACGACCCCGCCTTCGAGGAGGACTGGAACGCCACCGTGCGGGCCCTCCGCGCCGCGGACGCGACGACGTACCCGGCGATCGCCGCACACATGCCCGACCTGATCGGCGGCCTCGCGCGGGACCGGATGCGCTGGAACTTCGACGTCCTCGTCAACGGGATCACGTACACGCCGGTACCGGGCACGGAGGACTGA
- a CDS encoding NAD(P)/FAD-dependent oxidoreductase produces MNTPHFPVAIIGGGLGGLTAARVLHVNGIESAVFEREASAAARTQGGMLDIHAENGQKALHAAGLYDAFREIVHAGGQAMRLLGPDGTVHVSEEDDGCGDRPEVDRGDLRDLLLGSLPDGTVHWGRKVTGARPLGDGRHEVTFTDGSALTTDLLIGADGAWSRVRPLLSDAVPGYTGVSFVEADLFEADTRHPRGAAVVGGGFFLALGDGRGFLAHRETDGSLHVYAALRADEGWLDTVDFADPAAARAAVLTRFDGWDEGLRGLVADADTLTPRRVHALPVGHRWDRVPGVTLLGDAAHLMSPFAGEGANLAMFDGAELARTLVAHPDDTEAALAAYEEALFPRGEASAAESAASLETMFGERGLERMVAFFSSPPAAE; encoded by the coding sequence ATGAACACCCCGCACTTCCCCGTAGCGATCATCGGCGGCGGGCTCGGCGGCCTGACCGCCGCCCGCGTCCTGCACGTGAACGGCATCGAGTCGGCGGTCTTCGAACGCGAGGCCTCGGCCGCGGCCCGCACGCAGGGCGGCATGCTCGACATCCACGCGGAGAACGGACAGAAGGCGCTGCACGCCGCCGGCCTGTACGACGCCTTCCGCGAGATCGTCCACGCGGGCGGCCAGGCCATGCGCCTGCTCGGCCCCGACGGCACGGTGCACGTGAGCGAGGAGGACGACGGTTGCGGCGACCGCCCGGAGGTGGACCGCGGCGACCTGCGCGACCTGCTGCTCGGCTCACTGCCCGACGGCACCGTCCACTGGGGGCGCAAGGTCACCGGTGCCCGGCCGCTGGGCGACGGGCGCCACGAGGTGACGTTCACCGACGGCTCCGCCCTCACCACCGACCTGCTGATCGGCGCGGACGGGGCCTGGTCCCGGGTCCGCCCGCTGCTCTCGGACGCCGTCCCCGGCTACACCGGCGTCTCCTTCGTCGAGGCCGACCTGTTCGAGGCCGACACCCGGCACCCGCGCGGCGCGGCGGTCGTCGGCGGCGGGTTCTTCCTCGCCCTGGGGGACGGACGCGGTTTCCTCGCCCACCGGGAGACGGACGGCAGTCTTCACGTCTACGCGGCGCTCAGGGCCGACGAGGGTTGGCTGGACACGGTCGACTTCGCCGACCCGGCCGCCGCCAGGGCCGCGGTTCTCACCCGCTTCGACGGCTGGGACGAGGGGCTGCGCGGTCTGGTCGCCGACGCGGACACGCTCACCCCGCGCCGCGTCCACGCCCTTCCCGTCGGACACCGCTGGGACCGCGTCCCGGGCGTGACGCTGCTCGGCGACGCCGCCCACCTGATGTCCCCCTTCGCGGGCGAGGGCGCCAACCTCGCCATGTTCGACGGCGCGGAACTCGCCCGGACCCTCGTCGCCCACCCTGACGACACCGAGGCCGCCCTGGCCGCCTACGAGGAGGCGCTCTTCCCGCGCGGGGAGGCGTCGGCCGCCGAGTCCGCCGCCTCCCTGGAGACGATGTTCGGCGAGCGGGGCCTGGAGCGGATGGTCGCCTTCTTCTCCTCCCCTCCGGCGGCGGAGTGA
- a CDS encoding GNAT family N-acetyltransferase — MHAARSGAGAERTGLRIRPRTEEDVPACARVLAQVHRADGYPVDWPDRPAVWLTPPHPLGAWVAEFDEDVVGHVVLSLGGEGDLAPGVWGARHGTEGASAAVVGRLFVGPRARGLGAGALLLDRAVREARRRDLHPVLDVLSRDTAARALYERLGWELMATVEQRWGPSTLVTVHCYAAAP; from the coding sequence GTGCACGCGGCGCGCTCCGGCGCCGGAGCGGAGCGGACGGGGCTGCGGATCCGGCCGCGGACCGAGGAGGATGTCCCGGCGTGCGCGCGGGTCCTCGCACAGGTCCACCGGGCCGACGGCTATCCGGTCGACTGGCCCGACCGGCCCGCTGTCTGGCTGACGCCGCCGCACCCGCTGGGCGCCTGGGTGGCCGAATTCGACGAGGACGTCGTCGGCCATGTCGTCCTGTCCCTCGGGGGTGAGGGAGACCTGGCTCCCGGAGTGTGGGGCGCGCGCCACGGGACGGAGGGGGCGTCGGCGGCGGTGGTCGGCCGGCTGTTCGTCGGACCGCGGGCCAGAGGGCTCGGTGCCGGCGCGCTGCTGCTCGACCGGGCCGTGCGGGAGGCGCGACGCCGTGACCTGCACCCGGTGCTCGACGTGCTGTCCCGCGACACCGCCGCGAGGGCCCTGTACGAGCGGCTGGGCTGGGAGCTGATGGCCACGGTCGAGCAGCGGTGGGGCCCGTCCACGCTCGTGACCGTCCACTGCTACGCGGCGGCTCCCTGA
- a CDS encoding helix-turn-helix domain-containing protein produces the protein MNRRAAAAALDVHPRTLDHRLTRVRRLTGFDPASTRGVRILSTLVARRPAGAWQ, from the coding sequence ATGAACCGCAGGGCGGCAGCGGCCGCCCTCGACGTCCACCCGCGCACGCTCGACCACCGCCTGACCCGGGTCCGCCGACTCACCGGTTTCGATCCCGCCTCCACCCGAGGGGTGCGCATCCTCAGCACACTCGTCGCGCGACGGCCGGCGGGAGCGTGGCAGTGA
- a CDS encoding LysR family transcriptional regulator has protein sequence MTPGRGSGGAPEPSIHQLRLLLVLADELHFGRAAARVYVTQPAFSQQIRSLERRLGVPLVERGGRAVRLTAAGHALVEEARTVVDAMARLRRTADRHAGAARGRLRIGSLGAEAGMPHAQAVLARLRGEHPDLEIEVRNLTFTDMFATLLAGEVDAAFLRGPLPPGMQSLRLAAEARVVCLSADDPLADRDTLTLAQLADRAVVDMPPEVPRPWWDHLTVNPRPDGTAVRFGPVVRDTEAMVLAITQGRAITFLPAAARRLYPRAGITYVDCPELGASTSELAWLPGNRDDPAVTALREAARHVVGR, from the coding sequence ATGACTCCCGGTCGCGGCTCCGGCGGTGCGCCGGAGCCGAGCATCCACCAGCTCCGGCTGCTGCTCGTCCTCGCGGACGAACTGCACTTCGGACGGGCCGCGGCACGCGTCTACGTCACCCAGCCCGCCTTCAGTCAGCAGATCAGGTCCCTGGAACGGCGGCTGGGCGTCCCGCTCGTCGAGCGGGGCGGGCGCGCCGTGCGGCTGACCGCGGCCGGACACGCTCTCGTGGAGGAGGCGAGGACGGTGGTCGACGCCATGGCGCGACTGCGCCGGACCGCCGACCGGCACGCCGGCGCGGCACGCGGACGGCTGCGGATCGGCAGTCTCGGCGCCGAGGCCGGCATGCCCCACGCCCAGGCCGTCCTCGCCCGGCTGCGCGGTGAACACCCCGACCTGGAGATCGAGGTCCGCAACCTCACCTTCACCGACATGTTCGCCACCCTGCTCGCCGGGGAGGTGGACGCCGCCTTCCTGCGTGGCCCGCTCCCTCCCGGCATGCAGTCGCTGCGCCTGGCGGCGGAGGCCCGGGTGGTCTGTCTGTCCGCCGACGACCCGCTCGCCGACCGGGACACACTCACCCTCGCCCAGCTCGCCGACCGTGCGGTCGTCGACATGCCGCCGGAGGTGCCCCGCCCGTGGTGGGACCACCTCACCGTCAACCCGCGCCCCGACGGCACCGCGGTGCGGTTCGGGCCCGTCGTCAGGGACACCGAGGCCATGGTCCTCGCCATCACCCAGGGCCGGGCGATCACCTTCCTCCCCGCCGCGGCCCGCCGGCTGTACCCGAGGGCCGGCATCACCTACGTGGACTGTCCCGAACTCGGCGCCTCGACGAGCGAACTGGCCTGGCTGCCCGGCAACCGTGACGACCCCGCCGTGACCGCCCTGCGCGAGGCGGCACGCCACGTCGTGGGGCGGTAG
- a CDS encoding DUF5937 family protein: MLRIHFGWRDVQNVRLAQQPDPLWELMCAVCRWQTGQGPLEFGHWRRETAGRLTRDPRGARALDMLRAFVPTAGYIPDLLTPPVTGEGLEAGLESVRTTPRGRLESELTRLSEATPPPGGTRGPRVPATASATLVTALLRDSFHALLGPYWQQVRSSVGDDVAVRARSVLGGGTAALLDSLGPFARWNPPHLEVDYPTDRELHLEGRGLTLVPSYFCWRRPTALADPGLDPVLVYPIARQPLDIVRSGEQRLEQLLGRTRSAVLTDVASHRTRTTTEVAHTLGLAPASASYQVGVLRGAGLIVSHREGKHVAHSATPLAFGLLAGNGQTFRRGSKAWSLP; encoded by the coding sequence TTGTTACGCATCCACTTCGGCTGGCGCGATGTACAGAACGTGCGGCTGGCGCAACAGCCGGACCCGCTGTGGGAGTTGATGTGCGCGGTCTGCCGCTGGCAGACGGGGCAGGGTCCGTTGGAGTTCGGCCACTGGCGCCGCGAGACCGCCGGGCGGCTCACCCGGGACCCCCGCGGCGCCCGCGCCCTGGACATGCTGCGCGCCTTCGTGCCCACCGCCGGCTACATCCCCGACCTCCTGACGCCGCCGGTCACCGGTGAGGGGCTGGAGGCGGGGCTGGAGAGCGTACGGACGACCCCGCGCGGCCGGCTGGAGTCGGAACTCACCCGGCTCTCCGAGGCGACACCCCCGCCGGGAGGGACGAGGGGCCCGCGCGTACCCGCGACGGCCTCCGCCACACTCGTCACGGCCCTCCTGCGCGACTCCTTCCACGCGCTGCTCGGACCGTACTGGCAGCAGGTGCGGTCCTCCGTCGGCGACGACGTGGCCGTCCGGGCGCGCTCCGTGCTCGGCGGCGGGACGGCCGCGCTCCTGGACAGCCTCGGCCCGTTCGCCCGGTGGAACCCGCCCCATCTGGAGGTCGACTACCCCACCGACCGTGAACTGCACCTGGAAGGGCGCGGGTTGACGCTCGTCCCGTCGTACTTCTGCTGGCGCAGGCCCACCGCCCTCGCGGACCCCGGGCTCGATCCGGTCCTGGTGTACCCCATCGCCCGGCAGCCGCTCGACATCGTGCGGTCCGGCGAGCAACGGCTGGAGCAACTGCTGGGCAGGACACGGAGCGCGGTGCTCACCGACGTGGCCTCGCACCGTACGCGGACCACCACCGAGGTGGCCCACACCCTCGGACTCGCACCGGCCAGCGCGAGCTACCAGGTCGGCGTCCTGCGCGGCGCGGGACTGATCGTGAGCCACCGCGAGGGCAAGCACGTGGCGCACTCGGCGACGCCTCTGGCCTTCGGCCTGCTCGCCGGGAACGGGCAGACGTTTCGAAGAGGTTCGAAAGCCTGGTCGCTCCCGTAG
- a CDS encoding cupin domain-containing protein, whose protein sequence is MSEPLTTPGEGFHPHLGDAAGAPTAPLRTRLHHIRADALDGGTAQTSGMRRFAAISGTTVGSEKLWMGQTHVAPATSSSDHHHGESETAIHVVSGHPEFVFVDDSGPRPEEVRLRTAPGDYIFVPPFVPHREENPDPTEEAVVVIARSTQEAIVVNLPHLYALGQQDGAPGPTAPPS, encoded by the coding sequence ATGAGTGAGCCGTTGACCACCCCCGGCGAAGGTTTCCATCCCCACCTCGGTGACGCGGCGGGAGCGCCCACCGCCCCCCTGCGCACGCGACTTCACCACATCCGCGCCGACGCCCTCGACGGGGGCACCGCCCAGACCTCGGGCATGCGCCGGTTCGCGGCCATCAGCGGGACGACGGTCGGCTCGGAGAAACTCTGGATGGGGCAGACCCATGTCGCCCCCGCCACCTCGTCCTCCGACCACCACCACGGCGAGTCCGAGACCGCCATCCATGTCGTCAGCGGCCACCCGGAGTTCGTCTTCGTGGACGACTCCGGACCGCGGCCCGAGGAGGTGCGGCTGCGGACCGCGCCCGGCGACTACATCTTCGTCCCGCCGTTCGTCCCGCACCGCGAGGAGAACCCCGATCCCACCGAGGAGGCGGTGGTCGTCATCGCCCGCAGCACACAGGAGGCGATCGTGGTGAACCTCCCGCACCTGTACGCCCTGGGACAGCAGGACGGCGCACCGGGACCGACCGCACCCCCGTCCTGA
- a CDS encoding Rrf2 family transcriptional regulator, protein MHISAKADYAARALLELAREPSRPLTCEAIASSQQIPFRFLKSVVGELRRAGLVRSQRGCEGGYWLGRPAETITLLDVAHAVDGELITLRGEPLTGLGYPGPAAGLPGVWRRLEDEAAALLRATTLTSLLSGAPAAPLPAGAGARPASEGATAA, encoded by the coding sequence ATGCACATCTCCGCGAAGGCGGACTACGCCGCGCGGGCGCTGCTGGAACTCGCCCGCGAACCCTCCCGCCCCTTGACGTGCGAGGCCATCGCCTCCTCGCAGCAGATCCCGTTCCGCTTCCTGAAGTCCGTGGTGGGCGAGTTGCGCCGGGCCGGACTGGTGCGCAGTCAGCGCGGCTGCGAGGGCGGGTACTGGCTCGGCCGGCCCGCCGAGACCATCACGCTCCTCGACGTCGCCCACGCCGTGGACGGCGAGTTGATCACCCTGCGGGGCGAGCCGTTGACCGGGCTCGGCTATCCCGGACCCGCCGCCGGGCTGCCCGGGGTGTGGCGCAGGCTGGAGGACGAGGCCGCCGCCCTGCTGCGCGCCACGACGCTCACCTCGCTGCTGTCCGGGGCCCCGGCCGCGCCGCTGCCCGCCGGTGCGGGCGCACGGCCGGCGAGCGAGGGGGCCACCGCCGCATGA
- a CDS encoding DsbA family protein: MTVVAGRAPVEVVEYTDPLCPWAWGSEPVLRRLRAALDGRVRWRRVYGILFDHDDDPAPDPPAETLWYARHVEDIARHTRAPRAFRLSRVAVSSWPASLVAKAAEAQGPEVTERVLRRLRESVFVLGEPADSPKLALAAVRGVPGLDVERLAADAASAAVRDRVRADHAETRRPVPQVLSAGGDSPHPGAAKETPDGGRRYALPTLLVRTVDSLRAVPGWRPYEEYLHAVEAVCPGLSADPAPLPAGAALARYRSLTGPERELLTRGAWPPPRAVRIDTAGGPLWLHPEEATTHPAAHLAPPSGP; encoded by the coding sequence ATGACCGTCGTGGCGGGCCGTGCGCCGGTCGAGGTGGTGGAGTACACCGACCCGCTGTGTCCGTGGGCGTGGGGTTCGGAGCCCGTGCTGCGCAGGCTGCGCGCGGCGCTGGACGGCCGGGTCCGCTGGCGTCGCGTGTACGGCATCCTCTTCGACCACGACGACGACCCGGCCCCCGACCCGCCCGCGGAGACGCTCTGGTACGCCCGGCACGTCGAGGACATCGCGCGTCACACCCGTGCGCCCCGGGCGTTCCGGCTGAGCCGCGTGGCGGTGAGTTCCTGGCCCGCCTCGCTCGTCGCCAAGGCGGCCGAGGCACAGGGGCCGGAGGTCACCGAGCGGGTGCTGCGCCGGCTGCGGGAGAGTGTCTTCGTGCTCGGTGAGCCCGCGGACTCGCCGAAGCTGGCCCTGGCCGCCGTGCGGGGCGTTCCGGGCCTGGACGTGGAGCGGCTCGCCGCGGACGCCGCCTCGGCCGCCGTACGGGACCGGGTGCGCGCCGATCACGCCGAGACGCGCCGACCGGTGCCCCAGGTGCTGTCCGCGGGCGGGGACTCCCCGCATCCGGGGGCCGCCAAGGAGACCCCGGACGGCGGTCGCCGTTACGCCCTGCCCACACTGCTGGTCCGTACCGTCGACTCGCTGCGGGCCGTGCCCGGTTGGCGGCCGTACGAGGAGTACCTACACGCCGTCGAAGCGGTGTGCCCGGGGCTGTCGGCGGACCCCGCGCCCCTGCCGGCCGGGGCCGCCCTCGCCCGGTACCGCAGTCTGACGGGCCCTGAGCGGGAGCTGCTGACGCGTGGGGCGTGGCCCCCGCCCCGGGCCGTGCGGATCGACACCGCCGGGGGTCCGCTGTGGCTGCACCCCGAGGAGGCCACGACCCATCCGGCCGCCCACCTCGCTCCCCCGTCGGGGCCCTGA